From the genome of Lineus longissimus chromosome 8, tnLinLong1.2, whole genome shotgun sequence, one region includes:
- the LOC135492570 gene encoding titin-like: MGLPLPPADQPLQFPADQPPLSTSIQLPQTAIQSPNSYPAPTVNSHPPANQPQQTAVQSPQSYPAPAVNSHSPANQPQQTAVKSPQSYPAPTVNSHPPAHQPQQTAVQLPQSYPAPAVNSHSPANQPQQTAVQSPQSYPAPTVNSPPPANQPQQTAVQSPQSYPAPTPQQTAVQSPQSYPAPAVNSHSPANQPQQTAVQSPQSYPAPAVNSHSPANQPQQTVDMLPPPPPPVNQQTWQDSSWPQASGSYVYPAYEEPSASPCSQQNSFLGSMDMFNSGTSMTMTSTPANTNDCQPHLTRYSSDTLHPLLTYAELKQENEALKEEVDYLHRELAKQKAKPSNLGLPIPCTHGNVKFLEGILDSCRKSVGENSSASKKLFEEDGMECGLDETASQDASYTSEVGQPSVDDAPWKRQTTSAGHPKLLDGHDVYITKHQLQSFKQQKTQRQTVARLLDIFFLKKVLGSSVALGKRGGKTSLPSDVTQAIYAYILDGQSSKDYTGAPMTRVEVTKKINSCCFNAAPPKRKNAAPPKRKNAAPPKRKNAAPPKQKNAAPPKQKNAAPPKQKNAAPPKRKNAAPPKRKNAAPPKRKNAAPPKRKNAAPPKRKNAAPPKRKNAAPPKRKNAAPPKRKNAAPPKRKNAAPPKRKNAAPPKRKNAAPPKRKNAAPPKRKNAAPPKRKNLKPKLDSCCKSCLCGIPF; encoded by the exons ATGGGGCTACCGCTTCCACCTGCTGACCAGCCGCTGCAATTCCCTGCTGACCAACCACCACTATCGACTTCCATCCAGTTGCCACAAACTGCCATCCAGTCGCCAAATTCATATCCTGCCCCCACAGTTAACAGTCATCCACCTGCCAACCAGCCACAACAAACTGCCGTCCAGTCGCCACAGTCCTATCCTGCCCCCGCAGTTAACAGCCATTCACCTGCCAACCAGCCACAACAAACTGCCGTCAAGTCGCCACAGTCCTATCCTGCCCCCACAGTTAACAGTCATCCACCTGCCCACCAGCCACAACAAACTGCCGTCCAGTTGCCACAGTCCTATCCTGCCCCCGCAGTTAACAGCCATTCACCTGCCAACCAGCCACAACAAACTGCCGTCCAGTCGCCACAGTCCTATCCTGCCCCCACAGTTAACAGTCCTCCACCTGCCAACCAGCCACAACAAACTGCTGTCCAGTCGCCACAGTCCTATCCTGCCCCCACA CCACAACAAACTGCCGTCCAGTCGCCACAGTCCTATCCTGCCCCCGCAGTTAACAGCCATTCACCTGCCAACCAGCCACAACAAACTGCCGTCCAGTCGCCACAGTCCTATCCTGCCCCCGCAGTTAACAGCCATTCACCTGCCAACCAGCCACAACAAACTGTTGACATGTTGCCACCACCTCCTCCACCAGTGAATCAGCAGACATGGCAAGACTCCTCTTGGCCGCAAGCATCTGGATCATACGTGTATCCAGCGTATGAAGAACCATCGGCGTCACCCTGCAGCCAGCAGAATTCCTTCTTGGGGTCCATGGATATGTTCAACAGCGGAACGTCGATGACTATGACATCTACTCCAGCCAATACCAATGATTGCCAGCCTCATCTAACCAGATATTCTTCAGACACGCTCCACCCACTTCTGACATATGCAGAATTGAAGCAAGAAAATGAGGCCTTGAAAGAAGAGGTAGACTACCTCCACCGTGAGCTGGCCAAGCAAAAAGCAAAGCCTTCTAATTTAG GTCTTCCAATTCCATGTACTCATGGAAATGTTAAATTTCTCGAAGGCATATTGGATAGTTGCCGAAAATCAGTTGGGGAA AACTCTTCAGCATCCAAGAAACTGTTTGAGGAAGATGGTATGGAGTGCGGCTTAGACGAGACAGCAAGCCAGGACGCATCATACACAAGTGAAGTAGGTCAGCCATCAGTGGATGATGCTCCTTGGAAGAGGCAAACCACT TCCGCTGGCCATCCAAAGTTGTTGGATGGCCATGATGTTTACATCACGAAACATCAATTGCAAAGCTTCAAGCAGCAAAAAACCCAGAGGCAAACCGTCGCCAGGCTGCTTGATATTTTCTTCTTGAAGAAGGTGCTGGGGTCAAGCGTGGCCCTGGGGAAGAGGGGTGGAAAGACAAGTCTTCCGAGTGATGTCACTCAAGCTATATACG CTTATATTCTGGATGGTCAGAGCAGCAAGGATTACACTGGTGCGCCAATGACCAGAGTTGAGGTCACAAAGAAGATTAACAGCTGCTGTTTCAATGCTGCCCCACCAAAACGAAAGAATGCTGCCCCACCAAAACGAAAGAATGCTGCCCCACCAAAACGAAAGAATGCTGCCCCACCAAAACAAAAGAATGCTGCCccaccaaaacaaaaaaatgctgCCCCACCAAAACAAAAGAATGCTGCCCCACCAAAACGAAAGAATGCTGCCCCACCAAAACGAAAGAATGCTGCCCCACCAAAACGAAAGAATGCTGCCCCACCAAAACGAAAGAATGCTGCCCCACCAAAACGAAAGAATGCTGCCCCACCAAAACGAAAGAATGCTGCCCCACCAAAACGAAAGAATGCTGCCCCACCAAAACGAAAGAATGCTGCCCCACCAAAACGAAAGAATGCTGCCCCACCAAAACGAAAGAATGCTGCCCCACCAAAACGAAAAAATGCTGCCCCACCAAAACGAAAGAATGCTGCCCCACCAAAACGAAAGAATGCTGCCCCACCAAAACGAAAGAATTTAAAACCTAAATTAGACTCGTGCTGCAAATCTTGTTTGTGTGGGATAcccttttga
- the LOC135492333 gene encoding uridine 5'-monophosphate synthase-like, whose product MGLESKLSALIERLYEIEAVKFGDFKLKSGIQSPVYFDLRVIISYPDLMSEVSEFLYQAAAEGGAQYQSSCGVPYTALPLATCIATAHNIPMLIRRKEAKDYGTKKMIEGKFKEGETCLIVEDVVTSGSSVAETVELLRPAGIVVRDAVVLLNREQGGTAKLKAMGVKLHSVCTLSKVLEILEKSGKLDADMVKRVKQFIKDNQFTVPPAVPSKPADIASLSYGERAKLCKNPVARRVFEVMEMKRSNLALSVDVTSADQLLKLADSTGPYICVLKTHIDILEDFTMAFVEKLKALAQKHNFVIFEDRKFADIGNTVKEQYGKGIYRIAEWADIINAHAIPGPGIITGLKQVVKGKDRGCLMIAEMSSAGNLAKDGYTEACVKMSEENNDFVIGFICQQKLSQDPCMIHMTPGVKLEEGGDQLGQQYLTPSSVIAKKGTDVIIVGRGITQAPDPVEAAKLYRDAGYQAYQTVIGH is encoded by the exons ATGGGTTTGGAATCCAAGTTATCTGCTCTTATTGAGCGATTGTATGAAATAGAAGCTGTCAAATTTGGAGATTTTAAGCTGAAAAGTGGAATTCAATCCCCAGTTTACTTTGATCTCCGTGTTATCATATCTTATCCTGATTTAATG AGTGAGGTTTCCGAATTTCTTTACCAAGCAGCAGCAGAAGGTGGTGCACAGTATCAGTCTAGCTGTGGTGTGCCGTACACAGCTCTCCCATTGGCTACA TGCATAGCAACAGCCCACAACATTCCAATGTTGATCCGCCGGAAAGAAGCAAAGGATTATGGGACGAAAAAGATGATCGAAGGGAAATTCAAGGAGGGCGAAACGTGTCTGATTGTTGAGGACGTTGTGACTAGTGGTTCTAGTGTGGCTGAGACAGTTGAG TTGCTTCGTCCAGCAGGTATTGTTGTGAGAGATGCTGTTGTACTTCTGAACCGAGAGCAGGGAGGGACAGCGAAACTGAAGGCAATGGGAGTGAAACTCCACAG tgtctgCACTTTATCTAAAGTATTAGAGATTCTAGAAAAGTCGGGAAAGCTCGATGCTGATATGGTGAAGCGTGTCAAGCAGTTTATTAAAGATAACCAATTCACTGTTCCACCAGCCGTACCGTCCAAGCCAGCTGATATAGCG AGTTTATCCTATGGTGAAAGGGCAAAGCTGTGTAAAAATCCTGTTGCTAGGAGAGTGTTTGAAGTGATGGAGATGAAACGGAGTAACCTGGCCCTGTCTGTGGATGTGACGTCTGCTGACCAGCTACTCAAG CTTGCAGATTCCACTGGTCCCTACATCTGTGTACTGAAGACACACATAGACATCTTGGAGGACTTCACCATGGCGTTTGTAGAAAAGTTAAAAGCTCTGGCTCAGAAACACAACTTTGTGATATTTGAGGACAG gAAGTTTGCTGATATTGGTAACACAGTGAAGGAGCAATATGGGAAAGGTATTTATAGAATAGCAGAGTGGGCTGATATCATCAACGCCCATGCCATCCCTGGCCCTGGAATCATAACTGGACTCAAACAG GTTGTCAAAGGCAAGGACCGAGGCTGTCTGATGATTGCCGAGATGAGCTCCGCAGGCAACCTAGCCAAGGACGGTTACACAGAAGCCTGCGTCAAGATGTCGGAGGAAAATAACGACTTTGTGATTGGGTTTATTTGCCAGCAGAAGTTGTCACAAGACCCCTGTATGATCCATATGACACCAG GTGTGAAATTAGAGGAAGGAGGGGACCAGCTGGGACAGCAGTATCTGACACCTAGCAGCGTCATCGCCAAGAAGGGTACCGATGTGATCATCGTGGGACGCGGAATTACTCAGGCACCGGACCCTGTCGAAGCCGCTAAGCTATACCGCGATGCGGGTTACCAGGCATATCAGACTGTTATTGGACATTAG